One part of the Candidatus Flexicrinis affinis genome encodes these proteins:
- a CDS encoding ADP-ribosylation/crystallin J1 — protein METQALYRPVGLFEFQLIRDTDFRAFPPRLPEQPIFYPVLNFEYAAQIAQQWNTKDAKSGYMGAVTRFELPRSYLSQFDEHVVGNSIHRELWVPAEELHAFNAQIIGKIEVVAVYYGEQFRGEKLG, from the coding sequence ATGGAGACACAGGCGTTGTATCGTCCGGTTGGCTTATTCGAATTTCAGTTGATTCGGGACACTGACTTTAGGGCCTTCCCCCCACGGCTTCCCGAACAGCCCATCTTCTATCCGGTGCTGAATTTCGAGTATGCGGCGCAAATTGCGCAGCAGTGGAACACCAAAGACGCCAAATCCGGTTACATGGGAGCGGTTACTCGCTTTGAATTGCCCCGCAGCTACCTGAGCCAATTCGACGAGCATGTTGTTGGCAACTCCATCCATCGAGAGCTCTGGGTTCCAGCGGAAGAACTTCACGCCTTCAATGCGCAAATCATTGGGAAGATCGAGGTTGTCGCCGTGTACTACGGTGAGCAGTTTCGTGGTGAGAAACTCGGGTAA
- a CDS encoding DUF2200 family protein, with product MPPPPVGRSRITGRAWDRTEWVFINAICGLNISGGDTFYLTGGMNPSRALITGVICGIRVENIEEPLMREIRYLDKLVDELAKGKTMEKILRAG from the coding sequence TTGCCCCCACCCCCGGTGGGCAGATCGCGTATTACGGGACGTGCATGGGACCGGACGGAATGGGTTTTTATCAACGCCATCTGCGGCCTGAACATCTCCGGCGGCGATACATTCTACCTCACCGGTGGTATGAATCCGTCGCGGGCGCTGATCACCGGCGTGATTTGCGGCATCCGCGTGGAGAACATCGAAGAGCCGCTGATGCGCGAGATCCGCTATCTGGACAAGCTGGTCGATGAACTGGCGAAGGGCAAGACGATGGAGAAGATTCTGCGGGCGGGGTAA
- a CDS encoding helix-turn-helix transcriptional regulator, with amino-acid sequence MQQARSRIIRAANQNLDLVSFWKEASAALARVVPHYLSPCWFTLDPTTLLVTSHYQAEIPELPPEWLAHEYFTDDFHKIADIARSDRGISTLHEATGGDPSRSIAWNQYMRPFGADQELLLALRTRAGHRWGLLGLYREPDSPLFTSEEMHFLREMAPVLAEGARRGLIIGEATDPEGPEAPGLVILTGNWSVESVTPGTERWLAELPDGDWARGKLPPSVLAVAGRASHLAGGADVPGEVAFARVLSRSGLWIVLHGAVLVGNGDRRIAVIIEPAHPARIMPLLMNTYGLTEREQDITGLILQGYSTTEIASAIVVSAHTVQQHLKNIFDKTGVRSRRELVGQVFFSYYEPRLRDNERRSVTGKPLRGGPMKQSHRHVR; translated from the coding sequence ATGCAGCAGGCACGCAGCAGGATCATTCGAGCTGCCAACCAGAATCTGGACCTTGTGTCGTTCTGGAAGGAGGCATCCGCTGCTTTGGCGCGAGTCGTGCCGCACTATCTCTCGCCGTGTTGGTTTACGCTCGATCCCACGACGCTTCTGGTCACAAGCCACTATCAGGCGGAGATCCCGGAGCTTCCCCCGGAGTGGCTTGCCCACGAATACTTCACTGACGACTTTCACAAGATAGCGGATATTGCCCGATCGGATCGTGGAATCTCGACGCTGCACGAAGCGACGGGCGGCGATCCGAGTCGCAGCATCGCGTGGAACCAATACATGCGTCCGTTCGGCGCGGATCAGGAACTACTGCTCGCCCTGCGAACCCGTGCCGGTCACCGCTGGGGCCTATTGGGTCTCTACCGCGAGCCGGACTCTCCGCTGTTTACCAGCGAGGAGATGCACTTCCTGCGCGAGATGGCACCCGTCCTGGCGGAGGGGGCTCGGCGCGGGTTGATCATTGGCGAGGCAACGGACCCCGAAGGACCGGAAGCGCCGGGGCTCGTCATCCTGACCGGGAACTGGAGCGTCGAGTCGGTTACGCCGGGCACGGAGCGCTGGCTGGCCGAACTGCCCGACGGCGATTGGGCCAGAGGTAAACTCCCGCCATCGGTACTGGCCGTGGCAGGGCGCGCGTCGCACCTTGCCGGTGGCGCGGACGTGCCCGGCGAAGTCGCATTCGCACGGGTGCTCTCTCGCAGCGGACTGTGGATCGTGCTGCACGGCGCGGTGCTCGTCGGAAACGGCGATCGGCGTATCGCGGTCATCATCGAACCCGCCCACCCTGCGCGCATCATGCCGCTGCTCATGAACACCTATGGCTTGACCGAGCGCGAACAGGATATCACCGGGCTGATCTTACAAGGCTACTCGACCACCGAAATTGCATCGGCTATTGTGGTGTCAGCACATACGGTGCAGCAGCACCTCAAGAACATCTTCGACAAGACAGGTGTTCGCAGCCGGCGAGAGTTGGTCGGTCAGGTGTTCTTCTCTTACTACGAGCCCCGCTTGCGCGACAACGAACGCCGCTCGGTCACGGGCAAACCGCTCCGTGGCGGACCCATGAAACAGTCGCACCGCCACGTGAGGTAA